In Oreochromis niloticus isolate F11D_XX linkage group LG5, O_niloticus_UMD_NMBU, whole genome shotgun sequence, a single window of DNA contains:
- the cdkn1a gene encoding cyclin-dependent kinase inhibitor 1 isoform X2, giving the protein MASHKRILGVLRKRPARRNLFGPVDREQLQVEYQAAMRNDLEEASKRWGFDFSLDKPLESSDFQWEGVPSTRVPLLYRSCMQGLGQAEGHRSAETVTPKRGRVETAQSEKENIPGMPENCMHGREMLEKTPEKGENTGLKRKQTNITDFYQAKRRVVWMPRKSGE; this is encoded by the exons ATGGCTTCTCACAAGCGAATCTTGGGGGTACTGAGAAAAAGACCAGCCCGGAGAAACCTGTTTGGGCCTGTGGACCGAGAGCAGCTACAGGTGGAGTACCAGGCCGCCATGCGTAACGACCTGGAGGAGGCTTCAAAGCGGTGGGGCTTTGACTTTAGCTTGGACAAGCCTCTGGAGAGCAGCGATTTCCAATGGGAGGGTGTCCCGAGCACTAGGGTGCCTCTGCTCTACAGGTCCTGTATGCAGGGTCTCGGACAGGCTGAAGGCCACAGGTCAGCAGAGACAGTTACTCCCAAGAGAGGAAGGGTGGAGACGGCACAGAGCGAGAAGGAGAACATCCCCGGTATGCCGGAGAACTGCATGCACGGCCGGGAGATGCTGGAGAAAACACCGGAGAAGGGCGAGAACACCGGGCTGAAGAGGAAGCAGACGAACATCACAG ATTTCTACCAGGCTAAAAGAAGAGTAGTGTGGATGCCCCGCAAATCCGGCGAGTGA
- the cdkn1a gene encoding cyclin-dependent kinase inhibitor 1 isoform X1, which translates to MCRVMASHKRILGVLRKRPARRNLFGPVDREQLQVEYQAAMRNDLEEASKRWGFDFSLDKPLESSDFQWEGVPSTRVPLLYRSCMQGLGQAEGHRSAETVTPKRGRVETAQSEKENIPGMPENCMHGREMLEKTPEKGENTGLKRKQTNITDFYQAKRRVVWMPRKSGE; encoded by the exons ATG tgtaGAGTGATGGCTTCTCACAAGCGAATCTTGGGGGTACTGAGAAAAAGACCAGCCCGGAGAAACCTGTTTGGGCCTGTGGACCGAGAGCAGCTACAGGTGGAGTACCAGGCCGCCATGCGTAACGACCTGGAGGAGGCTTCAAAGCGGTGGGGCTTTGACTTTAGCTTGGACAAGCCTCTGGAGAGCAGCGATTTCCAATGGGAGGGTGTCCCGAGCACTAGGGTGCCTCTGCTCTACAGGTCCTGTATGCAGGGTCTCGGACAGGCTGAAGGCCACAGGTCAGCAGAGACAGTTACTCCCAAGAGAGGAAGGGTGGAGACGGCACAGAGCGAGAAGGAGAACATCCCCGGTATGCCGGAGAACTGCATGCACGGCCGGGAGATGCTGGAGAAAACACCGGAGAAGGGCGAGAACACCGGGCTGAAGAGGAAGCAGACGAACATCACAG ATTTCTACCAGGCTAAAAGAAGAGTAGTGTGGATGCCCCGCAAATCCGGCGAGTGA